Proteins encoded by one window of Dreissena polymorpha isolate Duluth1 chromosome 11, UMN_Dpol_1.0, whole genome shotgun sequence:
- the LOC127850316 gene encoding charged multivesicular body protein 1b-like, with protein sequence MFSGGSNMEKHLFNLKFAAKDLERNAKKSEKSEREEKVKLKKAIQKGNMEGAKIHAENAIRQKNQALNYRRMSARIDAVSARVQTALTTKQVTGSMAGVVKSMESAMKSMNLEKVSQLMDRFETQFENLDVQSQVMENTMCNSSTLTTPQSQVDSLMQEVADEAGLDLNLDLPSAQHSAVGQSTASASGEQDELSQRLAKLRQM encoded by the exons ATGTTTTCCGGTGGATCGAATATGGAAA AGCACCTGTTCAACCTGAAATTTGCAGCAAAAGACTTGGAGAGAAATGCGAAGAAGAGTGAAAAATCTGAGAGGGAGGAGAAGGTGAAACTAAAAAAG GCCATTCAAAAAGGCAACATGGAAGGTGCAAAAATCCATGCAGAGAACGCAATCCGACAGAAAAACCAGGCATTGAACTATCGCCGTATGAGTGCCAGAATAGATGCTGTCAGCGCTAGAGTACAGACTGCACTCACAACAAAACAG GTGACAGGTTCTATGGCGGGTGTAGTGAAGTCAATGGAGTCTGCAATGAAATCCATGAATCTGGAAAAG GTCTCACAGCTGATGGACCGGTTTGAGACGCAGTTTGAGAATCTGGATGTTCAGTCCCAGGTGATGGAGAACACCATGTGCAACTCCTCTACACTGACCACCCCACAGAGTCAGGTGGACAGCCTCATGCAGGAGGTGGCAGACGAGGCTGG ccTGGATTTGAACCTTGATCTACCGTCAGCTCAGCATTCAGCAGTCGGGCAGTCAACGGCGTCTGCGTCCGGGGAACAG GATGAACTTTCACAGAGACTGGCCAAACTGCGACAAATGTGA